The DNA segment AGTTGTTATTTATGTCTATCCGATTTTTATGATGTAAAAAGATTTTTATTATCCTATCTATAAACGACATTTATTCTAAAATAAAACGCTTTTTATAATTTTAAAATAAATTTAAACTTTATTTTCAAGCAAGCAACAGAATAAATACAACAAGATACATTACATTATCTATTTAGGTTAACTTATTAGTTTAATTGATTTTATTTTTGCTAAGCTTTAAGATATGCATTAATAATTTGATGTATCACATTATTATCAGCGAATAAAAGCGATATCCTCTCTTTTCCTTATCGCCGTTATTCGGCATCTGACTTCTTATTTTGGTTTGATCCTAAATGAAAACTCATAAAGTTAACCGGGTTCGTCCCTTTAGTGCATTTATTGATGCATGTGTAAAAGAGCCTTACTCTTTTGCGCGTTTATTAAAAGATATTATTGCAGGGATCACCGTCGGGATTATCGCGATACCTTTAGCCATGGCATTGGCAATTGGTAGCGGTGTTCCCCCGCAATACGGTCTTTATACCGCAGCGATTGCCGGTATAGTTATTGCTGTTTCTGGTGGCTCTCGATACAGCGTTTCAGGTCCTACTGCCGCGTTTGTTGTGATCTTGTATCCTGTATCACAACAATTTGGTTTGAGTGGCTTATTGATTGCTACACTGATGTCTGGTGTGATCTTAGTAGTTATGGGATTAGCTCGCTTTGGTAAGCTTATTGAGTATATTCCTGTTTCTGTAACACTTGGGTTTACTTCAGGGATTGCGATTACAATCGCCACGATGCAAGTAAAAGATTTTTTTGGTCTTGAATTAGCACATGTGCCAGAAACCTATATCGATAAAGTTATCGCCCTAGGCTCTGCATTACCGACTATTCATATTGGTGATACACTTATTGGTCTGACAACGCTGTTTGTTTTAATTTATTGGCCTAAGCTGAATTTACGTTTACCCGGACACTTACCCGCTCTAATCGCAGGTACTGCAGTAATGGGTATTGTGAATATGTTCGGTCATGACGTTGCAACAATTGGCTCGCAATTTAGCTATATGCTGCCTAATGGAACAACAGGGCAAGGTATTCCACCTATTTTGCCTCAGTTTGTTTTACCTTGGAATTTACCAAGCTCTGGTACATCACTTGAGTTAAATTGGAGTACCGTTTCTGCTTTATTACCCGCCGCCTTTTCAATGGCAATGTTAGGTGCAATTGAATCGTTATTATGTGCGGTTGTACTTGATGGTATGACAGGCAAAAAACATCACTCTAATGGTGAATTAGTGGGACAAGGTGTTGGTAATATCGTCGCACCTTTCTTTGGTGGTATTACGGCAACTGCGGCTATTGCTCGTTCAGCCGCTAATGTGCGTGCAGGGGCAACATCACCCGTTTCTGCTATTGTTCACTCGTTGTTGGTATTGCTCACTTTACTTGTATTAGCGCCTTTTCTTTCTTATTTACCTTTAGCTGCAATGTCAGCATTGCTGTTAATTGTTGCATGGAATATGAGTGAAGCACGTAAAGTAATTGATCTGATCCGACATGCCCCTAAAGACGATATTATTGTCTTAGTATTATGCTTATCTCTCACCGTTCTCTTTGATATGGTAATTGCAATTACTATCGGTATTGTGTTGGCATCATTGTTATTTATGCGTCGTATTGCCAATATGACCAAAATAACAGAATCTCCTTATACTGATGATGATAAACAGTTATTAGTTGTGCGTGTTAATGGTCCATTATTCTTTGCCGCTGCTGAACGTATCTTTAATGAGTTACGTGAACGTAGTAAAGGTTATAAAACCGTTATTATGCAATGGGATGCCGTTCCTGTATTGGATGCAGGTGGATTACATGCATTCCAACATTTCGTTACTGATGTAAAACATGATACCCATGTGATTGTGTGTGACATTCCTTTCCAGCCATTAAAGACGTTAGCAAGAGCGAGAGTCACGCCAATTGAAGGTACACTGAGTTTCTACCCTTCATTACAAAAAGCACTAGATGATTTGGAATTAATTCAGTAGTTGTTCAATTCTAAAATAATATATAGCTATATAGCCCTTAATTTAAATTATTTAATTAAGGGCTATGTTAATCATTCATATTTTGTTTGCCATTCTCAGTGCAGTATAAATTGTCTTGAAGGAAATTAATAAAGAGAGAGGTGAATCTAATAATGGTACAGCTCCATAGCTAATATACCAATTAGCGACTCTTTCATTTTTAGCATCTATAAGCAATGCAACACCACCTAATTCACTCGCAACAGCAAGACAGCGTTTTCCTGCTGCAAGCAATAATTGTCCTCCAAGCCCTTTTCCTTGAACTGATAAGTCAGTTGCTAAACGGGCAAGCCTAAACACAGGGATATCATGACGTGCTAAGCCTCGTGCGATCACTTCAGGAGTCCGTTCGAATTCAATTGAGGCGGGACATAAGCTGTAATAGCCTATAATAATATTGTTATTTGTATTAATAGCTAAATAGGTTTTAGCACTCCCATTTTCATGATTTTGTCTTGCGTGACGATACAGGAATTGATTAAGCACTGCATCGCCACAATTAAATGTATTTCTATCATGCTTTTTACTTATCGCTTCTTCATGCCAATTCGGTATTGTCATACTTTGTCCGGTAAAGCAAAAGCCGCAGCAAGTAACTTAGCATTAGGCTTTGGCGGATTATCTAAAAGTTCCATAACACGCAATGTGTCTTTTTCCGATAATTTTAAACGCTCATTATTTTCAATGATTTGCCGAGCGACAGGTACGATATTACGAAGGACGAACTCTGTTAGGTTTGTATTTTCCAAACTAGCCGCACGAACAAGCAGTGATTTATCTTCTGTAGTAATACGAATTGATACTCTCTCACTGTTTTCTACAAGTGTTTGAGCCATAATAGCCTCCTTTGTACATATTGAAAGCGTACAATATGATTAAAAAAGTTACAAGATATTTTATATTAAGCAAGAAAAAGCGGCATTTTCAATAGATTTTGAAAACGCATTTACAGTTAGAATGCATAAAATTTTATTATTTTTAATAAAGACTAATTAGCTTTTTGAATAAATACTTTACCAATTCCACTTCCTTGCACGCCCTTTTTTAATAAATCTTGATAAAGTGCATTCATACCCAGCCAATGATTTTCACACCATTCTGGAGCTAATAAAGTGGGTTTTCTGGCGCTGGCGCACACGCGGTGATAAATAATTTCAGGGGGAGTATGGCGGATCATTTCACCCGCAGTATAAACATACTGTTCTTGCGTCAATGCATTAATACGCCCTGCTTTCCATGCCTTTGCTATCGTACTTCCCTCAACAATATGTAATGGATGTAGTTTAAGCCCATCAGTGCCTGTCTCAACGACTCGCTCTAATGTTTGCATATTAAGGAGATGATCTTCTCGTGGTAACCCAACAATAAGATGCGTACATACTTTTAAGCCACGACGGCGAGCTTCACGCGCGGTTGCTTGGTAGCACTGAAAATCATGCCCGCGGTTAATCTGTTTTAATGTTTTATCGTGAGCGGTTTGTAAACCGAGTTCTAGCCATACTTCATAGCCTTTATCACGATAACCTTGCAATAAATCTAATACGCTGACAGGAACACAATCTGGTCGAGTTCCCACACATAACCCAACCATATCCGCTTGTAATAATGCGGTTTCATATAAAGTACGTAAGTATTCTACTTCGGCATAAGTACTGGTATAGGCTTGAAAATAAGCAAGATAACGGTGTGCGCGGTTAATATTTTTAGCTTGTAATGCAATTTGTTCTTCAATTGAGTGGTATTGCGTTTGCTCATCAGCAAAAGAAGAGACATTACAAAAAG comes from the Proteus appendicitidis genome and includes:
- a CDS encoding GNAT family N-acetyltransferase, which gives rise to MTIPNWHEEAISKKHDRNTFNCGDAVLNQFLYRHARQNHENGSAKTYLAINTNNNIIIGYYSLCPASIEFERTPEVIARGLARHDIPVFRLARLATDLSVQGKGLGGQLLLAAGKRCLAVASELGGVALLIDAKNERVANWYISYGAVPLLDSPLSLLISFKTIYTALRMANKI
- a CDS encoding DUF1778 domain-containing protein, which translates into the protein MAQTLVENSERVSIRITTEDKSLLVRAASLENTNLTEFVLRNIVPVARQIIENNERLKLSEKDTLRVMELLDNPPKPNAKLLAAAFALPDKV
- the dauA gene encoding C4-dicarboxylic acid transporter DauA, translating into MKTHKVNRVRPFSAFIDACVKEPYSFARLLKDIIAGITVGIIAIPLAMALAIGSGVPPQYGLYTAAIAGIVIAVSGGSRYSVSGPTAAFVVILYPVSQQFGLSGLLIATLMSGVILVVMGLARFGKLIEYIPVSVTLGFTSGIAITIATMQVKDFFGLELAHVPETYIDKVIALGSALPTIHIGDTLIGLTTLFVLIYWPKLNLRLPGHLPALIAGTAVMGIVNMFGHDVATIGSQFSYMLPNGTTGQGIPPILPQFVLPWNLPSSGTSLELNWSTVSALLPAAFSMAMLGAIESLLCAVVLDGMTGKKHHSNGELVGQGVGNIVAPFFGGITATAAIARSAANVRAGATSPVSAIVHSLLVLLTLLVLAPFLSYLPLAAMSALLLIVAWNMSEARKVIDLIRHAPKDDIIVLVLCLSLTVLFDMVIAITIGIVLASLLFMRRIANMTKITESPYTDDDKQLLVVRVNGPLFFAAAERIFNELRERSKGYKTVIMQWDAVPVLDAGGLHAFQHFVTDVKHDTHVIVCDIPFQPLKTLARARVTPIEGTLSFYPSLQKALDDLELIQ
- a CDS encoding TIGR01212 family radical SAM protein (This family includes YhcC from E. coli K-12, an uncharacterized radical SAM protein.); protein product: MQLHTVVNMFGADLQRRYHEKIHKITLHGGFNCPNRDGTLGRGGCTFCNVSSFADEQTQYHSIEEQIALQAKNINRAHRYLAYFQAYTSTYAEVEYLRTLYETALLQADMVGLCVGTRPDCVPVSVLDLLQGYRDKGYEVWLELGLQTAHDKTLKQINRGHDFQCYQATAREARRRGLKVCTHLIVGLPREDHLLNMQTLERVVETGTDGLKLHPLHIVEGSTIAKAWKAGRINALTQEQYVYTAGEMIRHTPPEIIYHRVCASARKPTLLAPEWCENHWLGMNALYQDLLKKGVQGSGIGKVFIQKAN